In Paenibacillus algicola, a genomic segment contains:
- the rplV gene encoding 50S ribosomal protein L22 yields MEAKAHVKSIRIAPRKAQLVVDLIRGKQVGEAIAILRHTPKAASPVVEKLLNSAIANAEHNYSLDVSKLVVTQAYVNQGPTMKRFRPRAMGRASRINKRTSHITLVVAEK; encoded by the coding sequence ATGGAAGCAAAAGCACATGTAAAATCGATTCGGATCGCTCCTCGTAAAGCTCAACTGGTAGTTGACTTGATCCGCGGCAAGCAGGTCGGCGAAGCAATTGCAATTCTTCGTCACACTCCGAAAGCTGCTTCACCGGTTGTAGAGAAGCTGCTGAACTCGGCGATCGCAAACGCTGAGCATAACTATTCTTTGGACGTTAGCAAGCTGGTCGTAACTCAAGCTTACGTCAACCAAGGTCCGACAATGAAACGTTTCCGCCCTCGCGCGATGGGACGTGCAAGCCGGATTAACAAACGCACCAGCCATATTACTTTGGTGGTAGCTGAAAAATAA
- the rpsS gene encoding 30S ribosomal protein S19: MSRSLKKGPFIDGYLLKKVEELNSTEKKVVIKTWSRRSTIFPQFIGHTFGVYDGRKHVPVYVTEDMVGHKLGEFAPTRTYKGHEDDKKTRR; this comes from the coding sequence ATGAGCCGTAGTTTGAAAAAAGGACCTTTCATTGACGGATATCTGCTCAAAAAAGTGGAGGAGCTGAACAGCACGGAGAAAAAGGTTGTAATTAAAACCTGGTCCCGCCGCTCCACGATTTTCCCGCAATTTATCGGTCACACATTCGGAGTATACGATGGCCGTAAGCACGTGCCAGTATACGTAACGGAAGACATGGTAGGACACAAGTTGGGCGAGTTCGCGCCAACCCGTACCTACAAAGGTCATGAAGACGATAAGAAAACCAGAAGATAA
- the rpmC gene encoding 50S ribosomal protein L29, translating into MKANELRNLTTAEIEQKIAGFKEELFNLRFQLATGQLDNPTRIRDVRKEIARAKTVIRERELGIS; encoded by the coding sequence ATGAAAGCTAATGAACTGCGTAACTTGACCACTGCAGAAATCGAGCAAAAAATCGCCGGATTTAAAGAGGAACTCTTTAACCTCCGTTTTCAATTGGCTACTGGTCAGCTTGACAATCCGACCCGGATTCGTGACGTACGCAAAGAAATAGCTCGTGCTAAAACCGTGATCCGTGAAAGAGAACTTGGGATTAGTTAA
- the rpsQ gene encoding 30S ribosomal protein S17, with product MSEERNARKVQIGKVVSDKMDKTIVVAVETYKKHDLYHKRIKYTKKFKAHDENNTAQIGDTVKIMETRPLSKDKRWRLVEVVEKAVII from the coding sequence ATGAGCGAAGAACGCAATGCTCGTAAGGTGCAAATCGGTAAAGTAGTCAGCGACAAAATGGATAAAACCATCGTGGTAGCTGTTGAAACTTATAAAAAGCATGACCTGTATCACAAGCGCATTAAATACACCAAAAAATTTAAAGCGCATGATGAGAACAACACAGCTCAAATCGGAGATACCGTTAAGATCATGGAAACTCGCCCTCTCTCCAAAGACAAGCGCTGGAGACTGGTTGAAGTTGTAGAGAAAGCGGTCATCATCTAA
- the rplN gene encoding 50S ribosomal protein L14, with protein sequence MIQPFTRLAVADNSGAKELMCIRVLGGTGRRTAQIGDLIVCSVKQATPGGVVKKGDVVKAVVVRTKRSVRRKDGSYISFDENAAVVVKEDRSPRGTRIFGPVARELRERDYMKIVSLAPEVI encoded by the coding sequence ATGATTCAACCATTTACACGTTTGGCTGTTGCCGACAACTCTGGTGCGAAGGAACTGATGTGTATCCGCGTATTGGGTGGTACTGGTCGCCGTACAGCTCAAATCGGTGATTTGATCGTGTGCTCCGTCAAACAAGCAACACCAGGCGGCGTTGTCAAAAAAGGTGATGTAGTCAAAGCGGTTGTCGTACGCACTAAGCGTTCTGTACGCCGGAAGGACGGATCTTACATCTCTTTTGATGAGAATGCAGCGGTCGTTGTGAAAGAGGACAGAAGCCCGCGCGGAACTCGTATTTTCGGACCAGTCGCTCGCGAACTTCGCGAAAGAGACTACATGAAGATCGTTTCCTTGGCTCCGGAAGTTATCTAA
- the rplC gene encoding 50S ribosomal protein L3, with protein sequence MKGILGRKLGMTQVFTAEGNVIPVTVIEAGPCVVLQKKDLENDGYEAIQVGFSDKKEKNANKPEAGHAKKANTAPKRYVREIRGVDLASVEVGQELKADVFAEGEFVDVTGISKGKGFQGVIKRWGQSRGPMSHGSRYHRRPGSMGSIQANRVPKGKRLPGHMGHNTVTIQKLEVVRVDTERNVLLVKGSIPGPKKGYVQIKETVKK encoded by the coding sequence ATGAAAGGTATCTTAGGGAGAAAGCTCGGAATGACTCAAGTATTTACCGCTGAAGGTAATGTAATTCCTGTTACTGTTATCGAAGCAGGTCCTTGTGTTGTTTTGCAAAAGAAAGATCTCGAGAACGACGGCTACGAAGCGATTCAGGTCGGATTCTCTGACAAGAAAGAAAAGAACGCCAACAAGCCAGAGGCAGGACATGCGAAAAAAGCTAACACTGCACCTAAGCGCTACGTTCGCGAAATTCGCGGTGTTGACCTCGCGTCTGTCGAGGTTGGCCAAGAGCTGAAGGCTGATGTCTTCGCTGAAGGCGAGTTTGTTGACGTAACCGGCATTTCTAAAGGTAAAGGATTCCAAGGTGTTATCAAGCGCTGGGGCCAAAGCCGCGGACCTATGTCCCACGGTTCCCGTTATCACCGCCGTCCAGGCTCCATGGGTTCCATTCAAGCGAACCGTGTTCCTAAAGGCAAGCGCCTGCCAGGTCACATGGGCCATAACACTGTAACAATCCAGAAGCTTGAAGTCGTTCGTGTAGATACAGAGCGCAACGTACTGCTCGTGAAAGGTTCCATTCCAGGACCTAAGAAAGGCTATGTACAAATTAAAGAAACGGTGAAGAAGTAA
- the fusA gene encoding elongation factor G, with product MAREFSLKNTRNIGIMAHIDAGKTTTTERILFYTGRTHKIGEVHEGAATMDWMEQEQERGITITSAATTAQWKGHRVNIIDTPGHVDFTVEVERSLRVLDGAVGVFSAKEGVEPQSETVWRQADRYGVPRIAYVNKMDIIGADYLNVVKDMRDRLQANAVAIQLPIGAESDFVGIIDIVEEKAYMYKDDLGQNIEEAEIPADYKDQVEELRNELIEKVAELDEELTMKYLEGEEISIAELKGALRRGVVEVKIFPVICGSSYRNKGVQLMLDAVIDYLPAPVDVPDIKGTLEDGTEAIRKSGDDQPFSALAFKIMTDPYVGKLTFFRVYSGILQSGSYVLNATKGKRERIGRILQMHANSRQEISEVYSGDIAAAVGLKDTGTGDTLCDEKNPVILESMNFPDPVIEIAVEPKTKADQDKMGVALGKLTEEDPTLRAHTDEETGQTILAGMGELHLDIIIDRMRREFKVETNVGKPQVAYRETFRTPGRVEGKFVRQSGGRGQYGHVWVEFEPLEPGTGNQFESKIVGGSVPREYVGPAQQGIEEQMKNGVLAGFPLVDVKATIVDGSYHDVDSNEMAFKIAGSMALKAAKDKCKPVLLEPIMKVEVTVPEEYMGDVMGMLNSRRGRIEGMDARGGAQIIRAKVPLSEMFGYSTTLRSGTQGRGVFSMELSHYEEVPKNISEEIVSKNKGGE from the coding sequence ATGGCAAGAGAGTTCTCCTTGAAAAATACACGTAATATCGGGATCATGGCGCATATTGACGCTGGTAAGACGACCACCACAGAGCGGATCTTGTTCTACACAGGCCGTACGCACAAAATCGGTGAAGTTCACGAGGGTGCGGCTACAATGGACTGGATGGAGCAGGAACAGGAGCGCGGGATCACGATTACTTCCGCTGCGACTACCGCTCAATGGAAAGGTCATCGCGTTAATATTATCGACACCCCGGGACACGTTGACTTCACAGTAGAAGTTGAACGTTCCCTTCGTGTATTGGATGGGGCAGTAGGTGTATTCAGTGCGAAAGAGGGCGTAGAGCCTCAGTCCGAGACCGTATGGAGACAAGCAGACCGCTACGGCGTTCCGCGGATCGCATACGTGAACAAGATGGACATCATCGGCGCGGACTACCTGAATGTTGTGAAAGACATGAGAGACCGTCTGCAAGCGAATGCGGTAGCTATTCAGTTGCCAATCGGCGCTGAGTCTGACTTTGTAGGAATCATCGATATCGTTGAGGAAAAAGCTTATATGTATAAGGATGACCTCGGCCAAAATATCGAAGAAGCTGAAATTCCAGCGGACTACAAGGATCAGGTAGAAGAGCTCCGCAATGAGCTGATCGAGAAGGTTGCAGAACTGGATGAAGAGCTGACCATGAAATACCTCGAAGGAGAAGAAATCTCCATAGCTGAGCTGAAAGGTGCTCTTCGTAGAGGTGTAGTAGAGGTTAAGATCTTCCCAGTGATTTGCGGCTCATCTTACCGCAACAAAGGTGTTCAGCTGATGCTGGATGCAGTTATTGACTATCTGCCGGCTCCAGTTGACGTACCAGACATTAAAGGTACACTGGAAGACGGAACAGAAGCAATCCGTAAGTCTGGTGACGACCAGCCGTTCTCGGCTCTGGCGTTCAAGATTATGACGGACCCTTATGTGGGTAAACTGACATTCTTCCGCGTATACTCCGGTATTCTGCAATCCGGTTCATACGTATTGAATGCTACTAAAGGCAAGCGCGAGCGGATCGGACGTATCCTTCAAATGCACGCGAACAGCCGTCAAGAAATCTCTGAAGTATACTCCGGAGATATCGCAGCAGCTGTAGGTTTGAAAGATACAGGCACAGGTGATACACTGTGTGATGAGAAGAATCCGGTTATTCTGGAATCCATGAACTTCCCGGATCCAGTAATCGAGATCGCTGTGGAGCCAAAGACCAAAGCGGACCAGGACAAGATGGGTGTCGCTCTTGGTAAATTGACGGAAGAGGATCCAACTCTCCGTGCTCATACTGATGAAGAAACCGGTCAAACGATTCTTGCAGGTATGGGTGAGCTTCACTTGGATATCATCATCGACCGTATGCGTCGTGAGTTCAAGGTAGAGACCAATGTGGGTAAACCACAGGTTGCTTACCGTGAAACCTTCCGCACCCCAGGTCGCGTTGAGGGTAAATTCGTTCGTCAGTCCGGTGGTCGTGGTCAATACGGTCACGTTTGGGTTGAGTTCGAACCTCTGGAGCCAGGTACTGGCAACCAGTTCGAGAGCAAGATTGTCGGCGGTTCCGTACCTAGAGAATATGTTGGTCCTGCACAGCAAGGGATTGAGGAGCAAATGAAGAACGGTGTACTCGCCGGCTTCCCTCTCGTTGACGTTAAGGCAACGATTGTTGACGGTTCCTACCATGATGTCGATTCCAACGAAATGGCGTTTAAAATCGCCGGCTCCATGGCATTGAAAGCAGCTAAAGACAAGTGTAAGCCTGTCCTGCTTGAGCCAATCATGAAAGTGGAAGTTACCGTCCCTGAGGAATACATGGGCGACGTAATGGGTATGCTGAACTCCCGTCGTGGACGCATCGAAGGTATGGATGCTCGCGGTGGCGCTCAAATTATCCGTGCGAAGGTGCCTCTGTCCGAAATGTTCGGTTACTCCACAACCCTGCGTTCCGGTACACAAGGACGCGGTGTGTTCTCCATGGAACTCTCTCATTATGAAGAAGTTCCGAAGAACATCTCCGAAGAAATCGTGTCCAAGAACAAAGGCGGAGAATAA
- the tuf gene encoding elongation factor Tu: MAKAKYERTKPHVNIGTIGHVDHGKTTLTAAITTVLSKTYGGAAVAFDQIDKAPEERERGITISTAHVEYETDNRHYAHVDCPGHADYVKNMITGAAQMDGAILVVSAADGPMPQTREHILLSRQVGVPYIVVFLNKCDMVEDEELLELVEMEVRDLLSEYDFPGDDTPITRGSAREALTNPDGEWAQKIVEMFKTIDEYIPLPERDTDKPFLMPVEDVFSITGRGTVATGRVERGTVKVGDEIEIVGIQEETKKSVVTGVEMFRKLLDSAQAGDNIGALLRGVDRTQIERGQVLAKPASVKPHTEFTAQVYVLSKEEGGRHKPFFTGYRPQFYFRTTDVTGVINLPEGAEMVMPGDNITVTVNLISPIAIEEGTKFSIREGGRTVGAGSVATIIK, translated from the coding sequence ATGGCAAAGGCTAAATACGAACGTACGAAACCCCATGTTAACATCGGTACTATCGGTCACGTCGACCATGGTAAAACTACGCTGACTGCAGCAATCACAACTGTACTGTCCAAAACTTACGGCGGTGCTGCTGTAGCATTCGATCAAATCGATAAAGCTCCAGAAGAGCGCGAGCGCGGCATCACAATCTCTACTGCACACGTAGAGTACGAAACTGACAACCGTCACTATGCACACGTTGACTGCCCAGGTCACGCTGACTATGTTAAAAACATGATCACTGGTGCAGCTCAAATGGACGGAGCAATCCTGGTTGTATCCGCAGCTGACGGCCCAATGCCGCAAACTCGTGAGCACATCCTGTTGTCCCGTCAGGTAGGCGTTCCTTACATCGTCGTATTCCTGAACAAATGCGACATGGTTGAAGACGAAGAGCTTCTGGAACTGGTAGAAATGGAAGTTCGCGATCTCCTGAGCGAGTATGACTTCCCAGGCGACGACACTCCAATCACTCGTGGTTCTGCTCGTGAAGCGCTGACGAATCCGGATGGCGAATGGGCTCAAAAGATCGTTGAAATGTTCAAAACGATCGATGAGTACATCCCTCTTCCAGAGCGCGACACTGACAAGCCTTTCCTGATGCCTGTCGAGGACGTATTCTCCATCACTGGTCGTGGTACCGTTGCTACAGGTCGTGTAGAGCGTGGTACTGTTAAAGTCGGCGACGAGATCGAAATCGTTGGTATTCAAGAAGAAACTAAGAAATCCGTTGTTACGGGCGTTGAAATGTTCCGTAAATTGCTGGATTCCGCTCAAGCGGGCGACAACATCGGCGCACTGCTGCGCGGTGTAGACCGTACTCAAATCGAGCGTGGTCAAGTACTGGCAAAGCCAGCTTCCGTTAAGCCGCACACTGAGTTCACTGCTCAAGTGTACGTGCTGAGCAAAGAAGAGGGCGGACGTCATAAGCCTTTCTTCACTGGCTACCGTCCACAGTTCTACTTCCGTACAACTGACGTAACTGGCGTTATCAACCTGCCAGAAGGCGCAGAAATGGTTATGCCTGGTGATAACATCACTGTAACGGTTAACCTGATCTCCCCAATCGCGATTGAAGAAGGAACTAAGTTCTCCATTCGTGAAGGCGGTCGTACAGTAGGTGCGGGTTCCGTAGCTACAATCATTAAGTAA
- the rplD gene encoding 50S ribosomal protein L4, with protein MPKVALFSIDGSQVGEVELNDSVFGIEPNAHVLHSAVLLQRASLRRGTHKVKGRSEVRGGGRKPWKQKGTGRARQGSIRSPQWKGGGVVFGPTPRSYSFKLPKKVRRLAIKSALSSKVQDNSIIVLDQLTMNAPKTKEFANILSNLKVGSKALIVAPSYDDNVALSARNIPGVKFVAADGINVLDVLTYDQLIITKEAVQKVEEVLA; from the coding sequence ATGCCTAAAGTAGCACTTTTTAGTATCGACGGCAGCCAAGTGGGTGAAGTGGAACTGAATGATTCCGTCTTCGGAATCGAGCCTAACGCTCATGTTCTGCACAGCGCAGTATTGCTGCAGCGTGCTTCCCTGCGCCGTGGTACACACAAAGTTAAAGGACGTTCTGAAGTACGCGGCGGCGGACGCAAGCCGTGGAAACAGAAAGGTACTGGTCGTGCCCGTCAAGGTTCGATCCGTTCACCGCAATGGAAAGGCGGCGGCGTCGTATTTGGACCGACTCCACGCAGCTATTCCTTTAAATTGCCGAAGAAGGTTCGCCGTCTAGCGATCAAATCCGCGCTTTCCTCGAAAGTACAGGATAACAGCATCATCGTGCTGGATCAGCTGACAATGAACGCTCCAAAGACCAAAGAGTTTGCTAACATTCTCAGCAACCTGAAAGTGGGAAGCAAAGCTCTGATCGTGGCTCCTAGCTATGATGACAATGTAGCCTTGTCCGCTCGTAACATCCCAGGTGTGAAGTTTGTAGCGGCTGATGGCATTAATGTTCTTGACGTACTGACGTACGATCAACTGATCATTACGAAAGAAGCAGTCCAGAAGGTAGAGGAGGTGCTCGCGTAA
- the rplW gene encoding 50S ribosomal protein L23 has translation MKDPRDIIKRPVITERTADYMAELKYAFEVDIRANKTEIKKAVESIFNVKVSNVNTMRVPAKPKRYGRHSGYTSEWKKAIVTLTADSKPLEFFEAVE, from the coding sequence ATGAAGGATCCTCGCGATATCATTAAGCGCCCAGTGATCACGGAACGTACGGCTGACTACATGGCTGAGCTGAAATATGCTTTTGAAGTAGACATTCGTGCGAACAAGACGGAGATCAAGAAAGCTGTTGAATCCATTTTCAACGTAAAAGTTTCGAACGTTAACACCATGCGTGTTCCTGCGAAGCCGAAGCGTTATGGCCGTCACTCCGGTTACACATCGGAATGGAAGAAAGCTATCGTAACTCTTACTGCTGACAGCAAGCCGCTTGAGTTTTTTGAAGCAGTTGAATAA
- the rpsC gene encoding 30S ribosomal protein S3 produces the protein MGQKVNPVGLRIGIIRDWESKWYAGKDFGDLLLEDVKIREYLKNKLKDSAVSRIEIERAANRVNVTIHTAKPGMVIGKGGSEVEVLRGQVTKIAGGKKVHINISEIKNPEIDAILVAESIAQQLERRVSFRRALKQAIQRTMRAGAKGIKTSVSGRLGGAEIARTEGYSEGTVPLHTLRADIDYGTAEAHTTYGRIGVKVWIYRGEVLPTAKKQAAQEGGN, from the coding sequence GTGGGTCAAAAGGTAAATCCAGTAGGACTCCGTATCGGAATTATCCGTGACTGGGAATCTAAATGGTATGCAGGCAAAGATTTCGGTGATCTTTTGCTGGAAGACGTGAAAATCCGTGAATACCTGAAGAACAAGCTGAAAGATTCCGCTGTATCCCGTATCGAGATCGAGAGAGCAGCGAATCGCGTGAACGTAACCATCCATACTGCGAAACCAGGTATGGTTATCGGTAAAGGTGGTTCGGAAGTTGAAGTACTGCGCGGTCAAGTGACCAAAATCGCTGGCGGCAAAAAAGTCCACATCAACATTTCCGAAATCAAAAACCCTGAGATCGACGCAATTCTTGTTGCGGAGAGCATTGCACAACAGCTGGAGCGTCGTGTATCGTTCCGTCGTGCTTTGAAGCAAGCAATCCAAAGAACTATGCGTGCCGGAGCTAAAGGGATCAAAACATCGGTCAGCGGACGTCTTGGCGGCGCCGAGATCGCTCGTACGGAAGGCTACAGTGAAGGAACTGTTCCACTTCATACGCTTCGTGCAGACATTGACTACGGTACAGCAGAAGCGCATACGACTTACGGCCGTATCGGCGTGAAAGTATGGATCTATCGTGGAGAGGTTCTTCCTACGGCTAAGAAACAAGCTGCTCAGGAAGGAGGCAACTAA
- the rpsJ gene encoding 30S ribosomal protein S10, translated as MAKQKIRIRLKAYDHRILDQSAEKIVETAKRSGAGVSGPIPLPTEKQVITILRAVHKYKDSREQFEMRTHKRLIDIVNPTPQTVDALMRLDLPSGVDIEIKL; from the coding sequence ATGGCAAAGCAAAAAATCCGTATTCGTTTGAAAGCTTACGACCACAGAATTCTTGATCAATCCGCTGAGAAAATTGTTGAAACAGCAAAGCGTTCGGGTGCCGGCGTATCTGGTCCGATCCCATTGCCAACTGAGAAACAAGTAATTACCATTCTCCGTGCGGTACACAAGTACAAGGATTCTCGGGAACAGTTCGAGATGCGCACACATAAGCGTCTGATCGACATCGTGAACCCGACTCCACAAACTGTGGATGCCTTGATGCGCTTGGACCTGCCGTCCGGTGTAGATATCGAAATCAAGCTGTAA
- a CDS encoding type Z 30S ribosomal protein S14 produces MAKTSMKVKQQRTPKFKVRAYTRCERCGRPHSVLQKFKICRICFRELAYKGQIPGVKKASW; encoded by the coding sequence GTGGCAAAAACTTCGATGAAAGTTAAACAACAACGCACACCAAAGTTCAAAGTGCGGGCTTATACCCGCTGTGAGCGTTGCGGTCGTCCACATTCGGTACTGCAGAAGTTTAAAATTTGCAGAATTTGTTTCCGTGAATTAGCTTATAAAGGCCAGATTCCTGGCGTGAAAAAAGCAAGCTGGTAA
- the rplB gene encoding 50S ribosomal protein L2, producing MPIKKYKPTSPARRNMSVSTFEEITTNQPEKSLLAPLSKTAGRNNQGKITVRHHGGGHKRKYRIIDFKRTKDGIPGRVATIEYDPNRTSNIALIHYADGEKRYIIAPKGLKVGDQVVSGAGADIKIGNALPLENIPVGTVIHNIELQPGKGGQLVRAAGTEAQLLGKEEKYVTIRLTSGEVRHILKTCRATIGSVGNGDHELIKIGKAGRSRWLGQRPEVRGVVMNPNDHPHGGGEGRAPIGRKSPMSPWGKPTLGAKTRKKGKASDKYIVRRRTK from the coding sequence GTGCCTATTAAAAAGTATAAACCGACATCCCCGGCTCGACGCAACATGTCCGTGTCGACGTTTGAAGAAATCACAACAAACCAGCCGGAGAAATCGTTGCTGGCGCCTCTGAGCAAAACAGCAGGCCGCAACAACCAAGGTAAAATTACAGTTCGTCACCATGGCGGCGGACACAAGCGTAAATACCGTATCATCGACTTTAAGCGTACGAAGGACGGCATTCCAGGTCGCGTTGCTACTATCGAATACGATCCAAACCGTACTTCCAACATCGCTCTGATCCATTATGCAGACGGTGAGAAGCGTTATATCATCGCTCCTAAAGGCTTGAAGGTTGGAGACCAGGTCGTTTCCGGCGCTGGTGCTGACATCAAGATCGGTAACGCACTTCCACTGGAGAACATTCCGGTCGGTACCGTTATCCACAATATCGAGCTTCAACCAGGTAAAGGCGGACAGCTGGTTCGTGCAGCCGGTACTGAAGCACAGCTTCTCGGTAAGGAAGAAAAGTATGTTACGATTCGTCTGACTTCCGGTGAAGTGCGTCACATCCTGAAAACCTGCCGCGCGACAATCGGCTCCGTTGGTAACGGCGATCATGAGCTGATCAAGATCGGTAAAGCAGGCCGTAGCCGCTGGCTGGGTCAACGTCCAGAAGTTCGCGGTGTTGTAATGAACCCTAACGATCACCCTCACGGTGGTGGTGAAGGCCGCGCTCCAATCGGACGTAAGTCTCCAATGTCTCCATGGGGTAAACCAACCCTGGGTGCGAAGACTCGTAAAAAAGGAAAAGCTTCTGACAAATATATCGTTCGCCGCCGCACGAAGTAA
- the rpsG gene encoding 30S ribosomal protein S7, translated as MPRKGPVTKRDVLPDPVYNSKLVTRLINRIMLDGKRGVAQSILYNAFNLIQQRTGNDPMEVFEAAIKNIMPVLEVKARRVGGANYQVPIEVKPERRTSLGLRWLVNYSRNRGEKTMEERLAAEIIDASNNTGASVKKREDTHKMAEANKAFAHYRW; from the coding sequence ATGCCACGCAAAGGTCCAGTTACTAAAAGAGACGTGCTGCCAGATCCGGTTTATAACAGCAAGCTGGTTACTCGTCTGATCAACCGCATTATGCTGGATGGTAAAAGAGGTGTAGCACAAAGCATCCTTTACAACGCATTCAACCTGATCCAGCAGCGTACCGGCAATGATCCGATGGAAGTGTTTGAAGCAGCCATCAAGAACATCATGCCAGTATTGGAAGTTAAAGCACGCCGTGTCGGCGGTGCAAACTACCAGGTGCCGATCGAAGTTAAACCTGAAAGACGTACATCCCTGGGATTACGTTGGCTCGTAAACTACTCCCGCAACCGCGGCGAGAAGACAATGGAAGAGCGTTTGGCGGCTGAGATTATCGATGCTTCCAACAACACAGGCGCTTCTGTTAAGAAACGCGAAGACACGCACAAAATGGCTGAAGCGAACAAAGCGTTTGCTCACTACCGTTGGTAG
- the rplP gene encoding 50S ribosomal protein L16, whose product MLVPKRVKHRKQQRGHMRGQAKGGTELNFGEFGLQAMEPGWITNRQIEAARIAMTRYIRRGGKVWIKIFPDKPITQKPLEVRMGSGKGNVEKWVAVVKPGKIMFELGGVSEEIAREAMRLAAHKLPVKTKFVKREEVGGEANES is encoded by the coding sequence ATGTTGGTACCAAAACGTGTAAAACACCGCAAGCAACAGCGCGGCCATATGAGAGGCCAAGCTAAAGGCGGTACTGAACTGAACTTCGGTGAATTCGGTCTGCAGGCTATGGAGCCGGGCTGGATCACGAACCGTCAGATCGAAGCTGCGCGTATTGCGATGACTCGTTATATCCGCCGTGGCGGTAAAGTATGGATCAAGATTTTCCCTGACAAGCCGATTACTCAAAAGCCTCTCGAAGTGCGGATGGGTAGCGGTAAAGGTAACGTTGAGAAATGGGTTGCCGTTGTGAAGCCAGGCAAGATCATGTTTGAACTTGGAGGCGTCTCTGAGGAAATCGCCCGCGAAGCGATGCGTCTTGCCGCTCACAAGCTGCCTGTAAAAACAAAGTTTGTGAAACGTGAAGAAGTGGGTGGTGAAGCAAATGAAAGCTAA
- the rplE gene encoding 50S ribosomal protein L5 has protein sequence MAARMKERFLNEVTPALMQKFSYKTVMQVPKIEKVVINMGVGDAVANSKVLDSAVNDMQLIAGQKPVITRAKKSIAGFKLRENMPIGVKVTLRGERMYYFLDKLFNVTLPRVRDFRGVSTKAFDGRGNYTLGLKEQLIFPEVEYDQVDKVRGMDIVIVTTAKSDEESRELLAQLGMPFAK, from the coding sequence ATGGCAGCAAGAATGAAAGAACGTTTTCTGAATGAAGTAACTCCTGCTCTGATGCAGAAGTTCAGCTACAAAACAGTTATGCAGGTTCCGAAAATCGAGAAGGTAGTCATCAACATGGGTGTAGGTGACGCTGTTGCTAACTCGAAGGTGCTGGATTCCGCGGTGAACGACATGCAGCTGATCGCTGGCCAGAAGCCGGTTATCACTCGCGCTAAGAAATCCATCGCCGGATTCAAACTGCGTGAGAACATGCCAATCGGTGTGAAGGTTACTCTGCGCGGCGAGCGCATGTACTACTTCCTCGACAAGCTGTTCAACGTTACGCTTCCACGCGTACGTGACTTCCGCGGCGTATCCACTAAAGCTTTTGATGGCCGTGGCAACTACACGCTTGGCTTGAAAGAGCAGCTCATCTTCCCAGAGGTTGAGTATGATCAAGTAGATAAGGTTCGTGGTATGGATATCGTTATCGTTACGACGGCTAAGTCGGACGAAGAGTCCCGTGAACTGCTGGCTCAACTGGGCATGCCTTTCGCGAAGTAA
- the rplX gene encoding 50S ribosomal protein L24, with the protein MPRVKKVLESHNNKLHVKKDDNVIVISGKDKGKKGRVIAAYPRENRVLVEGVNMIKKHQKPSQQNPQGGIIEKEAPIHVSNVMHIDPKSGGVTRIGYKVLDNGKKVRVAKKSGEAIDK; encoded by the coding sequence ATGCCTAGAGTGAAAAAAGTTCTGGAATCCCATAACAATAAGCTTCACGTGAAGAAAGACGATAACGTGATTGTGATCAGCGGTAAGGACAAAGGCAAAAAAGGCCGCGTCATCGCAGCTTACCCTCGTGAGAACCGCGTTTTGGTGGAAGGCGTAAACATGATCAAGAAGCATCAGAAGCCAAGCCAGCAAAACCCGCAAGGTGGTATCATCGAGAAGGAAGCTCCAATCCACGTTTCGAACGTAATGCATATTGATCCGAAGAGCGGAGGCGTAACCCGTATCGGTTACAAAGTGCTGGACAACGGCAAAAAGGTTCGCGTCGCTAAGAAATCCGGAGAAGCAATCGATAAATAA